A genomic segment from Anaeromyxobacter sp. encodes:
- a CDS encoding ABC transporter ATP-binding protein — MKPAAAPSVERPGRLASLRSTFREVPGTLRLVWAADRAGALQLLALTAGLALLPAAVAWVGKLIVDGVVASAGGAAAARERVLALVGLELALMAAQLLLLRLAGLRRDLLRASLGNLLNERILEKALTLELRHFEDSETYDKMQNARREAASRPLSLALQLVAIGQNTVTLAALSGLLWRLSPASVAVVVAASIPAFLAEARLAGEAFKLYSWRAPEGRRLNYLEWILTRDVHVKEVKLFGLGPLVLARYRALFQKFFAEDRRLALRRFAAGTGFGLLSLLAFYAMYALMAGRAAAAAISLGDLTLYIVVFRQGQGAIQAVLAAVGGMYEDALFMQNLFAFLAIPAGGERPRRTPAATLPRGPPLPLELDHVSFRYPGREAWVLRDVSLTLAPGQTLGLVGENGAGKSTIVKLLLRLHEPTEGAIRWGGVDLRDLEPADLRSRIGAVFQDYVRYQFTAAENIGLGEPSRLDDRALVEAAAARGGAAEVVAGLPQGYDTVLGGWFERGHELSAGQWQKLAVARAFMREDAQLLILDEPTASVDAEAEHELFERFRQLSAGRTALVISHRFSTVRLADQIAVLHGGRLVELGSHRELVAQDGRYAHLFRLQARGYLD; from the coding sequence ATGAAGCCCGCCGCCGCCCCATCCGTCGAGCGCCCCGGCCGCCTGGCCTCCCTGCGCTCCACCTTCCGCGAGGTGCCCGGCACGCTGCGGCTGGTCTGGGCGGCCGACCGGGCCGGGGCCCTGCAGCTCCTGGCCCTGACCGCCGGGCTGGCCCTGCTGCCCGCCGCGGTGGCCTGGGTGGGCAAGCTCATCGTGGACGGCGTGGTGGCCTCGGCCGGCGGCGCGGCGGCGGCCCGGGAGCGGGTGCTGGCCCTGGTGGGGCTGGAGCTGGCGCTCATGGCCGCCCAGCTCCTGCTGCTGCGCCTGGCCGGCCTGCGGCGCGACCTGCTGCGCGCCAGCCTGGGCAACCTGCTCAACGAGCGCATCCTGGAGAAGGCGCTCACCCTGGAGCTGCGCCACTTCGAGGACAGCGAGACCTACGACAAGATGCAGAACGCCCGGCGGGAGGCCGCCTCCCGGCCGCTCTCGCTGGCGCTCCAGCTGGTGGCCATCGGGCAGAACACGGTCACCCTGGCCGCCCTGTCGGGCCTGCTGTGGCGCCTCTCCCCGGCCTCGGTGGCAGTGGTGGTGGCGGCCTCCATCCCGGCCTTCCTGGCCGAGGCGCGCCTGGCCGGCGAGGCCTTCAAGCTCTACTCCTGGCGGGCCCCCGAGGGGCGCCGGCTCAACTACCTCGAGTGGATCCTGACGCGCGACGTGCACGTCAAGGAGGTCAAGCTCTTCGGGCTCGGGCCGCTGGTGCTGGCCCGCTACCGCGCCCTCTTCCAGAAGTTCTTCGCCGAGGACCGCCGCCTGGCGCTGCGCCGCTTCGCCGCCGGCACCGGCTTCGGCCTGCTCTCCCTGCTGGCCTTCTACGCCATGTACGCGCTCATGGCCGGGCGGGCCGCCGCCGCCGCCATCAGCCTGGGCGACCTGACGCTCTACATCGTGGTCTTCCGCCAGGGCCAGGGGGCCATCCAGGCGGTGCTGGCGGCGGTGGGCGGCATGTACGAGGACGCCCTCTTCATGCAGAACCTCTTCGCCTTCCTGGCCATCCCGGCCGGCGGCGAGCGCCCGCGCCGCACCCCGGCGGCCACCCTGCCCCGCGGCCCACCGCTCCCCCTCGAGCTCGACCACGTCTCCTTCCGCTACCCGGGGCGCGAGGCCTGGGTGCTGCGCGACGTCTCGCTCACCCTGGCGCCCGGCCAGACCCTCGGGCTGGTCGGGGAGAACGGCGCCGGCAAGTCCACCATCGTGAAGCTGCTGCTGCGGCTGCACGAGCCCACCGAGGGGGCCATCCGCTGGGGCGGCGTCGACCTGCGCGACCTGGAGCCGGCCGACCTGCGCTCCCGCATCGGCGCCGTCTTCCAGGACTACGTCCGCTACCAGTTCACGGCCGCCGAGAACATCGGCCTGGGCGAGCCCTCCCGCCTCGACGACCGGGCCCTGGTGGAGGCCGCGGCGGCCCGGGGCGGCGCCGCCGAGGTGGTGGCCGGGCTGCCGCAGGGCTACGACACGGTGCTGGGCGGCTGGTTCGAGCGGGGCCACGAGCTGTCGGCCGGGCAGTGGCAGAAGCTGGCCGTGGCGCGCGCCTTCATGCGCGAGGACGCGCAGCTGCTCATCCTGGACGAGCCCACCGCCTCGGTGGACGCCGAGGCCGAGCACGAGCTGTTCGAGCGCTTCCGCCAGCTCTCGGCGGGGCGGACCGCGCTGGTGATCTCGCACCGCTTCTCCACGGTGCGGCTGGCCGACCAGATCGCGGTGCTGCACGGCGGGCGGCTGGTGGAGCTGGGGAGCCACCGCGAGCTGGTGGCCCAGGACGGCCGCTACGCCCACCTCTTCCGGCTGCAGGCCCGCGGCTACCTCGACTAG
- a CDS encoding class I SAM-dependent methyltransferase, with product MRGLEQIPWLYDLGLWLAERGGFGRWRRWLPGGAAGRTLDLGTGTGRNLPWLPPGLAAVAVDPCPQNLAAAHRRAPGVALVRARAEALPFKGGAFDTVLSGMVLCSVDDPAAGLAEVRRVLAPGGAFRLLEHVRAEAALPARLQDLVQPAWTLVAGGCRPNRDTERLVAAAGFELVPATRVARGNWRRLVVRAAAARPAR from the coding sequence ATGCGCGGCCTCGAGCAGATCCCCTGGCTCTACGATCTCGGCCTGTGGCTGGCCGAGCGCGGCGGCTTCGGCCGCTGGCGCCGCTGGCTGCCGGGCGGCGCCGCCGGCCGCACCCTCGACCTCGGCACCGGCACCGGGCGCAACCTGCCCTGGCTGCCGCCCGGCCTGGCGGCGGTGGCGGTGGACCCCTGCCCCCAGAACCTGGCGGCGGCGCACCGGCGGGCCCCCGGGGTGGCGCTGGTGCGGGCCCGCGCCGAGGCGCTGCCCTTCAAGGGCGGCGCCTTCGACACCGTCCTCTCGGGGATGGTCCTCTGCTCGGTGGACGACCCGGCGGCCGGGCTGGCCGAGGTGCGCCGGGTGCTGGCTCCGGGCGGCGCCTTCCGCCTGCTGGAGCACGTGCGGGCCGAGGCGGCGCTGCCGGCCCGGCTGCAGGACCTGGTGCAGCCGGCCTGGACCCTGGTGGCGGGGGGCTGCCGGCCGAACCGCGACACCGAGCGGCTGGTGGCGGCGGCCGGGTTCGAGCTCGTGCCGGCCACGCGGGTGGCGCGCGGGAACTGGCGGAGGCTGGTGGTGCGCGCCGCGGCGGCCCGGCCGGCGCGCTGA